Proteins from a genomic interval of Scomber scombrus chromosome 11, fScoSco1.1, whole genome shotgun sequence:
- the cbln12 gene encoding cerebellin 12 yields MHPGLELPILLGVLLLWGPLGSRGQNDTEPIILEGKCLVVCDSTPSSEPAGNALGMSVRSGSGRVAFSASRQTNHEPTDMSNRTMIIYFDNILVNVGAHFDQESSVFLAPRRGVYSFNFHVVKAYNRQTIQVSLMVNGWPMISAFAGDQDVTREAATNAGLVIMEKGDKAYLRLERGNLMGGWKYSTFSGFLVFPL; encoded by the exons ATGCATCCTGGGTTAGAACTCCCCATACTGCTGggtgtgctgctgttgtgggGACCTTTGGGGTCCAGGGGGCAGAATGACACAGAGCCCATCATCCTAGAGGGGAAATGCTTAGTCGTGTGTGACTCCACACCTTCATCTGAACCTGCTGGTAACGCCCTGGGCATGTCCGTCCGGTCCGGCAGCGGCCGTGTGGCCTTCTCAGCCAGCCGCCAGACCAACCATGAGCCCACGGACATGAGCAACCGCACAATGATCATCTACTTTGATAAT ATCTTGGTGAACGTAGGCGCTCACTTTGACCAAGAGAGCAGTGTCTTCCTGGCTCCAAGAAGAGGGGTGTACAGCTTCAACTTCCATGTTGTAAAAGCCTACAACAGACAAACTATTCAG GTCAGCCTGATGGTGAATGGTTGGCCTATGATTTCAGCTTTCGCTGGGGACCAGGACGTGACCAGAGAAGCTGCCACTAATGCTGGCCTGGTGATCATGGAAAAGGGGGACAAGGCCTACCTCAGACTGGAGAGAGGCAACCTGATGGGAGGTTGGAAGTACTCCACCTTCTCAGGGTTCCTGGTCTTCCCCTTATGA
- the trim110 gene encoding E3 ubiquitin-protein ligase TRIM11, with protein sequence MASLEEELTCSVCRDIFSQAPPLPCGHSFCPACIREAWSNPSEGKGRFTCPQCQEEHGEVLCDCCPPESDDSPAPLAVKTCLRCEVSLCAEHLQPHLERPAFSTHLLVDPLGDLSQRRCPIHTEIFRYYCADERAYLCGDCLLEGAHVQHKVKALRQVEEDLKVILQTLLGKAQEKLKDGERILKEHENIDSSMADSLKVDNTQVERMGSDLQVQVKNLVVALREITKRERQHVIERVHEDCLKVKEDLSQTLGIEHYLASLLAETDPFLLVWAFQSDDTKLLADLNCPLFTPDPISVDRKHILEDVESKYREFITATLRCLSDLKRELLTSPLTLDTNTAHPLLSISDDLRSVKRVTTRLPCAAHLERFDHWPQVLTAQTFSSGTHYWELQTEGFWDIGICYRSIGRKGKEGNAFGNNKMSWSLTQQHDRKLAAWHNRRKTRLTNQMTGNRVAVAVDYGAGTITFSEVGPSSNLTHLHTFSTTFSQPVCLGFGLYKAELNSSISIVKV encoded by the exons ATGGCATCCCTGGAGGAAGAGCTGACCTGCTCTGTTTGTAGAGATATCTTCAGCCAAGCGCCCCCCCTACCCTGCGGTCACAGCTTCTGCCCTGCCTGCATCCGCGAGGCTTGGAGCAACCCAAGTGAGGGCAAAGGCCGCTTTACATGCCCTCAGTGCCAAGAGGAGCACGGCGAGGTGCTGTGTGACTGCTGCCCTCCTGAGTCAGATGACTCACCGGCTCCTTTGGCTGTCAAGACCTGCCTTAGGTGTGAAGTTTCATTGTGTGCTGAACACCTCCAGCCTCACCTAGAGAGACCGGCGTTTAGCACCCACTTGTTGGTGGATCCACTGGGGGACCTTTCTCAGCGAAGGTGTCCAATACACACAGAGATATTTCGCTACTACTGTGCAGATGAGAGGGCGTATTTGTGCGGCGACTGTCTGCTGGAGGGAGCCCATGTTCAGCACAAAGTGAAGGCACTGAGACAGGTGGAAGAGGATTTAAAG gTCATTCTGCAGACGCTGCTTGGAAAAGCACAAGAGAAACTGAAAGATGGAGAGCGAATCCTTAAAGAGCATGAGAATATTGATTCCTCCATGGCT GACTCTCTCAAGGTGGACAACACTCAGGTAGAGCGCATGGGCTCAGATCTGCAGGTCCAGGTGAAGAATCTGGTGGTAGCCCTGAGGGAGATCACTAAGAGGGAGAGACAGCATGTCATTGAGCGTGTGCATGAGGACTGCTTGAAGGTGAAGGAAGACTTGAGCCAGACACTGGGCATTGAGCATTACCTGGCCTCACTGCTGGCAGAGACAGACCCCTTCCTGCTCGTCTGG GCCTTTCAGTCAGATGATACAAA GTTACTTGCAGACCTGAACTGCCCACTTTTCACGCCTGATCCCATCAGTGTGGACAGGAAGCACATCTTGGAGGACGTAGAAAGCAAGTATCGAGAGTTCATCACAGCCACCCTCCGCTGTCTCAGTGACCTCAAGAGGGAGCTCT TAACCAGTCCTTTAACTTTGGATACGAACACGGCCCATCCTCTTCTGAGCATCTCTGATGACCTACGCTCAGTCAAGCGGGTTACAACACGCCTGCCCTGCGCCGCTCACCTTGAACGTTTCGACCACTGGCCACAAGTCCTCACGGCCCAGACCTTCTCATCTGGGACTCACTACTGGGAGCTGCAAACTGAAGGTTTCTGGGATATTGGCATCTGCTACAGAAGTATTGGACGGAAGGGTAAAGAGGGCAACGCCTTTGGGAACAACAAG ATGTCTTGGAGTTTGACACAGCAACATGACAGGAAGCTGGCTGCCTGGCACAACCGCAGGAAGACCCGCCTCACGAACCAAATGACCGGCAACCGTGTTGCCGTAGCTGTGGACTACGGAGCAGGCACCATCACCTTCTCTGAGGTCGGGCCGTCTAGCAACCTAACCCACCTCCACACTTTCTCGACCACGTTCTCTCAGCCGGTGTGTTTGGGCTTTGGACTCTACAAAGCTGAGCTCAACAGCAGCATCTCAATTGTAAAAGTCTGA
- the chd8 gene encoding chromodomain-helicase-DNA-binding protein 8, whose amino-acid sequence MADPIMDLFEDTPLFNLDALPDDSFSQGSSDPVEEALKLALGQVDAPAESEPAPELTVSTGLGASVAAAPAIPDPVPVQPPTQQPVPVVPIQTISIAATPTVVPAPVDTIPQIQAQATIPIVSNASVVTSSTVLLSSPLTVSTSPITTTATTQQLTQITHQLTPQQLAAITQQAGGKIVILKGPQGQAQVLQTVSGATGQTSGKVIRVLSGTPLKPGMSILQGGTVLNQASPGQTQVKVGAAGVQRLLQSPNGPVKQVLLTSMPQQVQQTQGQQVQVQIPAQGQTQVQVQSQGQVQLQPAMQAQTQGEGKRITLVLQQSSQAASAVSAGQAVTAQQQVTQVQTATGQQAQTPTRLVLGQLPGGKLVLQGSQLAALTQARAAGQAGGQPKVLTIQLQVQQQPNQQGGVKYQLVSGTGNAGGPQVLQISQGQGGQRVAVPLKMLLQPQTSAVSSAGGTVSVVKVINTSAAGPSTTTTPSQAIRITKAPGEPASVRRVEILCKQEKANRIVAEAIARAKARGEKNLPRVLNQDELPSTQTSPEMGGTLTVVSAAKKKSSGGGSKKKSSIAGGMTPKTTGGADKKSKVKTPGGTTTVAGGTVIPGAGNKSKSKTKTNTITLVGAKKRKRNASSDHSDGELSPASPAALEDDMTMKRRSNRVVKRKKYTEDLDIKITDDEDEQEDVDVTTTAAAVASISGGSAAQLKQELELDGDGQPSMQFFVENPAEEDAAIVDKVLSMRLTKKDVTQGQYTTVEEFFVKYKNYSYLHCEWASLEQLEKDKRIHQKIKRFKTKHAQMRHLFQEEEEPFNPDYMEADRILDVSHSVDKDNGEPVIYYLVKWSSLPYEDATWELKEDVDEGKVEEFSKIQDRQPRLKRAVRPAASSWKKLEETREYKNGNTLREYQLEGVNWLLFNWYNRQNCILADEMGLGKTIQSIALLSEVYDAGLQGPFLVIAPLSTITNWEREFSTWTSMNAIVYHGSLASRQMIQQYEMYCKDDKEHLIPGAYKFDALITTFEMILSDCPELREIAWRCVIIDEAHRLKNRNCKLLDSLKMLDLEHKVLLTGTPLQNTVEELFSLLHFLEPAQFPSETEFLRDFGDLKTEEQVQKLQAILKPMMLRRLKEDVEKNLAPKQETIIEVELTDVQKKYYRAILERNFSFLSLGANSNSNVPNLLNTMMELRKCCNHPYLINGAEEKIVAELREVYDPLAADFHLQALIRSAGKLVLLDKLLPRLKAGGHKVLIFSQMVRCLDILEDYLINKRYLYERIDGRVRGNLRQAAIDRFSKPDSDRFVFLLCTRAGGLGINLTAADTCVIFDSDWNPQNDLQAQARCHRIGQSKAVKVYRLITRNSYEREMLDKASLKLGLDRAVLQSMSGNKDSSVNGIQQFSKKEIEDLLRKGAYAAIMDENDEGSRFCEEDIDQILQRRATTITIESEGKGSTFSKASFVASENRNDIALDDPEFWQKWAKKADIDMDTINRKNTLVIDTPRVRKQTRQYSTLRGEGGELSDMESDDEYPPANSRQSRSSRRSDRHSGTGYGRTDCFRVEKHLLVYGWGRWKDILSHARCKRRLSDRDVETICRVILVFCLLHYRGDENIKSFIWELITPPENGREPQTLLNHSGLSIPVPRGRKGKRVKAQSTFDVQKVEWIRKYNPDTLLLDDSYRKHLKHQCNKVLLRVRMLYYLKQEVIGEHADSVLKGADIRDVDVWMPEMEQQEVPAGWWDTEADRSLLAGVFKHGYEMYTTMRADPCLSFLERAGRPDDKAIDAEQQTGDAEMGDEADYDKYSEDPEFKPASRHAKDLFEEADSMNVEDEISVEDKAGPPVIIESYTSQSQSGACEWPSSSTLTARLRRLITAYQRSYRQEQLKIEAEAKGDRRRRRCEQASKLKEIARQERQQRWTRREECDFYRVVSTFGVERIKKEPGLPEGGEAEFDWNRFRTFARLDKKTDESLSRYFRAFVAMCRRVCHLRPVRGEDTVEHSQTVAPITEERASRTLYRISLLRRLRERVLPNPSLEEHLLLTPTSSELPTWWSVPDHDRQLMLGAALHGVSRTELSIFADPQFTFNQAREEFIQTQQAAPPPPPPPMAQPVMPVMPIMPIMPLSQPKIEEDVSGVKEEGPEDDAHLLGGELGASLQSTPLSHHDGKVGGPGWSFKGSRPRGRGRKGGGEGGSDSDSDSDSGSSSSERSGSSDDSGESEEEGERAGMKVCDGDEDNSLLSMTASQDGIPPPDPLRMEWPKDRVLINRLDSLCTLVLTGQWPSGRRYVSEAQLNPSSELMGDEMAYTRVIRKPTITPGGPGAEGEDGEFTVKLLKEEGLKLTFSKQALMPNGSGGESSRKRRKDQELSDPDGLNDSLERIPRRRDPPTWLKENPDYEVEGDMLELLVNRSKRKRRRRSDKAVTGSEKVKVINMRTGKKVGNSFCPLLQDLREYLEENPDNAVAPDWSETVRNSGFLPETFFHRLLTEHSEIPKKSRRRHHHHHHHHHHHHTPEPTPVDPNIDGVEEETLVSDGAYMMDEEDLETSHHFLTSPDFDVKMEGGDSLSQGDYDSSDQEALLDDVIIAQKDSDSSSSSED is encoded by the exons ATGGCAGATCCCATCATGGACCTCTTTGAGGACACACCCCTGTTTAACCTGGATGCCCTCCCGGACGACTCCTTTTCTCAGGGCTCCTCTGACCCTGTGGAAGAGGCCCTTAAGCTGGCGTTGGGCCAGGTGGACGCACCAGCCGAGTCGGAGCCCGCACCTGAGCTGACGGTCAGCACAGGCCTCGGTGCTTCTGTAGCAGCAGCCCCCGCCATCCCCGACCCTGTCCCCGTTCAACCCCCCACACAGCAGCCGGTGCCGGTGGTGCCTATTCAGACTATTTCCATAGCTGCAACTCCAACTGTAGTCCCTGCCCCTGTTGATACTATACCTCAAATCCAAGCCCAGGCCACCATACCCATTGTTAGCAATGCAAGCGTGGTCACCAGTAGCACTGTCCTGCTGAGCTCACCTCTGACTGTTTCCACATCCCCGAtcaccaccaccgccaccacACAGCAGCTCACACAGATAACGCACCAGCTCACTCCCCAGCAGTTAGCTGCCATCACACAGCAGGCTGGTGGTAAAATTGTCATTCTCAAAGGTCCCCAGGGTCAAGCCCAGGTGCTGCAGACTGTGTCTGGAGCCACAGGCCAGACCAGTGGAAAGGTTATCCGTGTGTTGTCTGGCACTCCTCTCAAACCTGGCATGTCCATATTGCAGGGGGGAACAGTCTTGAACCAGGCGAGTCCAGGACAGACTCAAGTAAAGGTGGGTGCTGCAGGAGTGCAGAGGCTGCTGCAATCTCCCAATGGGCCAGTGAAACAGGTGCTACTCACCTCCATGCCCCAGCAGGTGCAACAGACGCAAGGCCAGCAAGTTCAGGTGCAGATCCCAGCCCAAGGCCAGACTCAAGTCCAAGTCCAATCCCAAGGCCAGGTGCAGCTCCAGCCAGCGATGCAGGCACAAACACAG GGTGAAGGAAAACGGATCACTCTGGTTCTCCAGCAGTCCTCCCAGGCTGCCTCTGCTGTGTCAGCGGGTCAAGCTGTTACAGCCCAGCAGCAGGTCACACAGGTTCAGACAGCAACAGGCCAACAGGCCCAAACCCCAACTAGACTAGTACTGGGTCAGCTCCCCGGGGGCAAACTGGTGCTCCAGGGAAGCCAGCTAGCAGCCTTGACCCAAGCCCGGGCTGCAGGCCAGGCTGGAGGGCAGCCCAAAGTCCTCACAATTCAGCTGCAGGTTCAGCAGCAGCCCAACCAACAAGGAGGAGTTAAG TACCAGCTGGTATCAGGAACTGGCAATGCTGGCGGCCCCCAGGTGCTGCAGATCTCCCAAGGCCAAGGAGGACAGAGAGTCGCAGTGCCGCTCAAAATGCTTCTGCAGCCACAG ACGAGCGCAGTGTCTTCGGCTGGCGGGACAGTCTCAGTGGTGAAGGTCATCAACACGTCGGCAGCAGGCCCTTCCACTACAACCACTCCATCCCAGGCCATCCGCATCACCAAGGCCCCCGGCGAGCCCGCCTCCGTGCGACGGGTGGAGATCCTGTGCAAGCAAGAGAAGGCGAACCGCATCGTGGCCGAAGCCATTGCACGGGCCAAAGCGCGCGGCGAGAAGAACCTCCCCAGAGTCCTGAACCAGGACGAGCTTCCATCTACGCAAACTTCTCCAGAGATGGGGGGCACTTTGACCGTGGTGTCTGCTGCTAAGAAGAAGTCCAGCGGAGGAGGGAGCAAGAAGAAAAGTTCCATAGCTGGAGGAATGACACCCAAAACCACAGGAGGGGCTGACAAAAAGAGCAAAGTGAAAACGCCGGGAGGGACAACCACAGTGGCCGGAGGCACAGTAATACCTGGGGCTGGGAACAAGAGCAAAAGTAAAACCAAGACAAA CACTATTACTCTAGTGGGAgccaagaaaagaaagaggaacgCATCCTCAGACCACTCTGATGGGGAGTTGAGCCCCGCCTCACCTGCTGCACTGGAGGATGACATGACAATG AAGAGGCGCTCCAATCGCGTTGTGAAAAGGAAGAAGTACACCGAAGACCTGGATATCAAGATAACGGACGACGAGGACGAGCAGGAAGACGTAGATGTTACTACGACAGCGGCGGCCGTGGCGTCCATCAGCGGCGGGAGCGCAGCGCAACTCAAGCAGGAATTGGAGTTGGATGGCGACGGACAGCCCAGCATGCAGTTCTTTGTG gAAAACCCAGCTGAGGAAGATGCTGCGATTGTAGACAAAGTTCTTTCTATGAGATTAACCAAGAAGGAT GTGACCCAAGGCCAGTACACCACTGTTGAGGAATTCTTTGTAAAATACAAGAACTA TTCATACTTACACTGTGAGTGGGCCAGTTTGGAGCAGCTGGAAAAAGATAAGAGGATCCATCAAAAGATCAAGAGGTTTAAGACCAAGCACGCGCAGATGAGGCACCTGTTCCAAGAG GAGGAGGAGCCGTTCAACCCCGACTACATGGAGGCGGACAGGATCCTGGACGTATCCCACAGTGTGGACAAGGACAACGGCGAG CCTGTTATCTACTACCTGGTGAAGTGGAGTTCTCTGCCTTACGAAGACGCCACCTGGGAGCTAAAGGAGGATGTGGACGAGGGCAAAGTTGAAGAGTTCAGCAAAATCCAAGACCGACAACCTCGCTTGAAGAGAGCG GTGCGGCCTGCAGCCAGTTCATGGAAGAAATTGGAGGAGACCAGAGAGTACAAGAATGGCAATACTCTCAGAGAGTATCAGCTAGAGGGAGTCAACTGGCTGCTTTTCAACTGGTACAACAG GCAGAACTGTATCCTGGCAGATGAGATGGGTCTGGGAAAGACCATCCAGTCCATCGCGCTGCTGTCTGAGGTGTACGATGCCGGCCTCCAGGGCCCCTTCCTGGTCATCGCTCCCCTCTCCACCATTACCAACTGGGAGAGGGAGTTCTCCACGTGGACCAGCATGAACGCCATCGTCTACCACGGCAGCCTGGCCAGCCGACAGATGATCCAGCAGTATGAGATGTACTGCAAGGATGACAAG GAACATTTGATCCCAGGTGCGTACAAGTTTGACGCCCTCATCACAACCTTTGAGATGATTTTGTCTGACTGCCCGGAGCTGAGGGAGATCGCCTGGCGCTGTGTGATCATCGATGAAGCTCACCGCCTCAAGAATCGCAACTGCAAGCTGTTGGACAGCTTGAAGATGCTGGACCTG GAACACAAGGTCCTGTTGACAGGCACTCCTCTCCAGAACACTGTGGAGGAACTCTTCAGCTTGCTTCATTTCCTGGAGCCTGCCCAGTTCCCTTCTGAGACAGAGTTCCTCAGAGACTTTGGAGACCTCAAAACGGAGGAACAG GTTCAAAAGCTGCAGGCCATCTTGAAACCCATGATGTTGCGAAGGCTCAAGGAGGATGTCGAGAAGAATTTGGCACCCAAACAGGAGACCATCATTGAG GTTGAGCTGACGGATGTCCAGAAGAAGTATTACAGAGCCATCCTGGAGAGGAACTTCAGTTTCCTCAGTTTAGGGGCAAACAGTAACAGCAACGTCCCCAATCTGCTCAACACTATGATGGAGCTGCGCAAGTGCTGCAACCACCCCTACCTCATCAATG GCGCGGAGGAGAAGATCGTAGCAGAGCTGCGGGAGGTTTACGACCCCCTGGCTGCGGACTTCCATTTGCAGGCCCTGATCCGGTCAGCCGGCAAGCTGGTGCTACTGGACAAGCTGCTGCCACGCCTCAAAGCTGGCGGCCACAAAGTGCTCATCTTCTCCCAGATGGTGCGCTGCTTAGACATTCTGGAGGACTACCTCATCAACAAAAG ataCCTTTACGAGCGAATTGATGGCAGAGTTCGTGGGAACTTGCGACAAGCTGCCATCGATCGCTTTAGCAAGCCCGACTCGGACCGTTTTGTCTTCCTGCTGTGTACCCGTGCTGGTGGTCTGGGTATTAACCTCACTGCTGCCGACACCTGTGTTATATTTGACTCTGACTGGAACCCTCAGAATGACCTGCAG GCTCAAGCACGGTGTCATCGTATTGGCCAGTCTAAGGCGGTCAAGGTCTACCGTCTGATCACCAGGAACTCGTACGAGAGGGAGATGCTGGATAAAGCGAGTCTCAAGCTTGGCCTGGACCGTGCCGTCCTGCAGAGCATGAGCGGCAACAAAGACAGCAGTGTCAACGGG ATCCAGCAGTTCTCCAAGAAAGAGATCGAGGACCTGCTGAGGAAAGGAGCCTACGCAGCCATCATGGATGAGAACGATGAGGGCAGTCGCTTCTGCGAGGAGGACATCGACCAGATCCTTCAGCGAAGagccaccaccatcaccatcgaGAGCGAAGGCAAGGGCTCCACGTTCTCCAAGGCCAGCTTCGTGGCCTCTGAGAACCGCAACGACATCGCCCTCGATGACCCTGAATTCTGGCAGAAGTGGGCCAAGAAAGCGGACATAGACATGGACACCATCAACAGGAAG AACACTCTGGTGATCGACACTCCCAGAGTACGCAAGCAGACCCGTCAGTATTCCACTTTACGAGGTGAAGGTGGAGAACTGTCTGATATGGAAAGCGACGACGAGTATCCACCCGCCAATTCCAGACAGTCGCGGTCCTCCCGACGCTCCGACCGCCACAGTGGAACTGGCTACGGTCGCACTGACTGTTTCCGGGTAGAAAAACACCTGCTTGTCTATGG tTGGGGTCGCTGGAAGGACATCCTCTCCCACGCCAGGTGTAAACGGCGACTGAGCGATCGCGACGTGGAGACGATCTGCCGAGTCATCTTGGTATTTTGCCTGCTCCATTACCGCGGAGACGAGAACATCAAGAGTTTCATCTGGGAGCTCATCACGCCGCCGGAGAACGGTCGTGAACCCCAAACACTACTTAACCACTCTG GCCTGTCCATCCCTGTTCCAAGAGGCAGGAAGGGTAAGAGGGTGAAAGCCCAGAGTACATTTGATGTACAGAAGGTGGAGTGGATCCGCAAGTACAACCCTGACACCCTGCTGCTTGACGACAGCTACCGCAAACACCTCAAACACCAGTGCAACAA GGTGTTGCTGAGGGTGCGTATGCTCTACTACCTGAAACAGGAGGTGATTGGCGAACATGCTGACTCTGTCCTGAAAGGAGCTGATATCAG GGATGTTGATGTCTGGATGCCTGagatggagcagcaggaggtACCAGCAGGATGGTGGGATACTGAAGCAGACCGCTCACTGCTGGCCGGCGTATTTAAACATG GTTATGAGATGTACACCACTATGCGCGCTGATCCCTGTCTCTCCTTCCTGGAGAGAGCCGGTCGGCCCGACGACAAAGCCATTGACGCCGAGCAGCAGACCGGTGATGCCGAGATGGGAGACGA AGCTGACTATGACAAGTATTCAGAGGACCCAGAGTTCAAGCCTGCCTCAAGACACGCCAAAGATCTTTTCGAGGAG gctgacTCTATGAACGTGGAGGATGAGATTTCTGTCGAAGACAAGGCGGGGCCACCAGTGATCATAGAAAGCTATACCAGCCAGAGTCAGAGCGGCGCTTGTGAGTGGCCCTCCAGCTCAACGCTCACAGCGCGGTTGCGGCGGCTGATCACGGCGTACCAGCGCAGCTACAGGCAGGAGCAGCTGAAGATCGAAGCCGAGGCGAAGGGCGACCGCAGGCGCAGGCGGTGCGAACAAGCCAGCAAGCTGAAGGAGATCGCACGGCAGGAGCGACAGCAAAG gTGGACACGTAGGGAGGAATGCGACTTCTATCGTGTGGTGTCAACTTTCGGCGTGGAGAGGATTAAAAAAGAGCCAGGTCTTCCCGAGGGCGGAGAAGCCGAGTTTGACTGGAACCGCTTCCGCACCTTTGCTCGTCTAGATAAAAAAACTGATGAGAGCCTCAGTCGATACTTCCGTGCTTTCGTCGCCATGTGCCGGAGGGTTTGTCACCTGCGCCCGGTCCGTGGTGAAG ATACAGTAGAGCATTCTCAGACTGTGGCCCCCATCACTGAAGAGCGTGCTTCCCGCACACTTTACCGTATAAGCCTCCTGCGTCGCCTACGTGAGCGAGTCTTGCCGAACCCCTCCCTGGAGGAACACCTGCTGCTGACCCCGACCAGCTCTGAGCTGCCCACATGGTGGAGTGTACCGGACCACGATCGTCAGCTGATGCTGGGCGCCGCCCTGCACGGTGTCAGCCGCACCGAGCTCTCCATCTTCGCAGACCCACAGTTCACCTTCAATCAGGCCCGCGAAGAGTTCATCCAGACCCAGCAGGCCGCACCACCGCCACCTCCACCACCAATGGCACAGCCCGTCATGCCCGTCATGCCCATCATGCCCATCATGCCCCTCAGCCAACCAAAGATTGAGGAGGACGTGTCCGGCGTGAAGGAGGAGGGACCCGAAGACGACGCCCACTTGCTCGGAGGTGAATTGGGCGCCAGCCTGCAGAGCACGCCTTTGAGTCATCATGACGGCAAGGTGGGTGGGCCGGGCTGGAGCTTCAAGGGTAGCAGGCCCaggggaagaggaagaaagggaggcgGAGAAGGAGGATCTGATTCAGATTCGGATTCGGATTCAGGCTCATCGTCTTCTGAGCGATCAGGCAGCAGCGATGACAGCggagagagtgaggaagaggGGGAACGAG ctggtATGAAGGTGTGTGACGGGGATGAAGATAACAGTTTACTCTCCATGACTGCGTCTCAGGATGGCATTCCACCCCCAGATCCTCTCAGAATGGAGTGGCCCAAG GACCGCGTGTTGATCAACCGTTTGGACAGTTTATGTACGCTGGTGCTGACCGGTCAGTGGCCGTCAGGTCGACGCTACGTGTCTGAGGCTCAGCTCAACCCGAGCTCAGAGCTGATGGGAGACGAGATGGCCTACACGAGGGTGATCCGTAAACCCACCATTACACCTGGTGGTCCCGGAGCTGAGGGAGAAGACGGAGAATTCACTGTTAAACTCCTCAAG GAGGAGGGACTGAAGCTGACCTTCTCTAAGCAGGCCTTGATGCCCAATGGCtctggaggagagagcagcCGCAAGCGACGCAAGGACCAAGAG TTATCAGACCCAGATGGACTCAACGATTCATTGGAGCGAATTCCTCGTCGCAGGGACCCTCCCACCTGGCTGAAGGAGAACCCAGACTATGAGGTGGAGGGAGACATGCTGGAG CTTCTCGTGAACAggagcaagaggaagaggaggaggaggtcagaTAAAGCCGTGACGGGCAGCGAGAAGGTCAAAGTCATTAACATGAGGACAGGGAAGAAG GTCGGAAATTCTTTCTGTCCGTTGCTGCAAGACCTGAGGGAATACCTGGAGGAGAATCCTGATAATGCTGTAGCACCCGATTGGTCTGAAACTGTTCGTAACTCT GGCTTCCTGCCTGAGACTTTCTTCCACCGACTGCTGACCGAGCACTCGGAGATCCCTAAGAAAAGCCGGCGCcgccatcatcaccaccaccaccaccaccaccatcaccacacTCCAGAGCCCACCCCTGTAGACCCCAACATAGACGGAGTTGAAGAGGAGACTCTGGTGTCAGACGGAGCCTACATGATGGATGAGGAGGACCTGGAGACCTCCCATCACTTCCTCACGAGTCCGGACTTTGACGTTAAAATGGAGGGTGGGGACAGCCTTTCCCAAGGTGACTATGACAGCTCGGATCAAGAAGCTCTATTGGACGATGTCATCATAGCACAGAAGGACTCCGACTCCTCATCTAGCTCAGAGGATTGA